CACACACAGGCAAAGCTGTGCGCAAGTAGCGAGACCTCCTTCAAAGATGCAGACCCAAGATGACGAGTGAACAAGGTGTCAAGTGATCGAAACTGAACTGAGAGTGGAAAGCAAAGAGACAGCGCACCTCAAGGCATGGGAACTTTGTCTGTGAGTCGCGGAATTACTCTACCTGAATCGAAAACCACCGTCAATAGGTATTGTCAAAAAAAAGTGAGGATCGTACGCAGCGGCCCCCGATTCGCACCGGGGGCCGTCGCCTCGGGAAGCCAGGTTGCCTCCCCTAGAGGTCAGCCGCGGCCACCGCCGCGAAATCGGCGTACTGGGCGAAAAGCCCGTCCAATTCGCGCAGGAAGGCGTGCCGGCTCGCCGTCAGCCCGGGGTCGTCGGTGTTGACCCGCACCTGGTCGAAGTAGCGGTCGATGGCGGGCCCCAGGCCCGAAAAGAAGGCGAACACCTGGTGGTAATCCCGGGACGCTTCGGCCGCCGCCAGGGCCGGCATGGCCGCGGCGGTCGCCTGCCACAGATCCCGCTCCGGGGCCTCGGGCAGGTCCGCGAAGTCCTCGCCGTCGGCCCCCCGTCCCCCGGCCAGCCAGCGGGCGCGGCAGGCGTCGAGCTCGGCCACCGGCAGCAGGCCCTCCTTGAGGATGTTCCGGCAGCGCTTGAAGCCCGTGGCCAGGAGCTGGAAGTCGTCCTGCTCCCGGTAGCCGTCCAGGGCCTGCACCCAGGCCCAGGCGTCGACCGGGTCGCGCCAACGCACCGGCAGCACCGCGCGCACCACCGCCGGTTCGGCGCCCTTGGCGTCGACCAGGAATCCCTCGAGCCGGGTGCGGACGAACTCGCCCAGCTCGGCCCGCACCGCCGGCAGATCGGCGCCGGGCCGGAAGCCGGCCACCCCGGACAGGGCCCGGTCCAGGGCGGCGTCCAGGTCGAGCCGCAGGTCGTTCTCCAGCAGGATGCGCAGGATGGCCAGCACGTGCCGCCGCAGGGCGTAGGGATCCTTGGCCCCCGTGGGCGCGAAGCCGGCCAGCCAGCAGCCGGCCACCGTGTCCAGGCGATCGGCGATGGACAGCACCTCGGCCTGGCGGTCGCGGGGCAGGACGCCGGCGGCGCTGCGGGGCAGGTAGTGGCGTTCGATGGAGCGGCAGACCTGCGCGTTCTCCCCCGCCAGGGCGGCATAGCGGGCCCCGATGAAGCCTTCGAGCTTGGTGAACTCCTTGCCGTCCTTGATCATCTCGCTGACCAGGTCGCTCTTGCAGATCCGGGCCGCCCGCCGCAGGTCCTCCGGCACCGCACCCTCCCCCGGTCCGTTCTCCCACAGCCACGCCGCCAGGTCCCCGAGCCGGTCCGTCTTGTCGAGCACCGACCCGAAGCCCTCGAGCCAGGTGACGGTGCCGAGCATGGCGGTGCGTTCGTCCGGCGACTTCTTCTGGTCGAAGGTCCAGTAGAAGTGGGCGTCGGCGAGCCGCGCGTGGAGCACCCGCTCGTTGCCGCGGATCACGTTGTCCAGGTGGTCGCGGCCGCCGTCGCGCACGGCCGCGAAGAGGGGCCGCAGGCCCGCGCCGTCGCTCCGCCCCACCGAGAAGTAGCGCTGGTGGGCCTTGAGGGCCGTGGTGATGACCTCGGCGGGCAGGTCCAGGTACTCCTCGCTGAAGGTGCCCAGGAACGGGGTCGGATGCTCGCAGAGGAACACGACCTCGGTCAGCAGCTCGTCGTCCGCGAGCAGCACCGCCGTGGCGTCGCGCGAGGCCAGTTCGGCCGCCAGTCCCGCGGTGATCAGCCGCCGGCGCTCGTCCTGGTCGACGATGACCCCCAACTCCCGCAGCACATGCTCGTAGTCGCCCGGATGGGCCACCGCCGCCGCGCGGTCGGCGGCCAGGGTGCGGTGCCCCCGCGTCGTGCGCCCGGCCTCGAGATAGTCAACCCGAAGCGGGACAACATCATCACCGAGCAGGCTCAGGATCCACTGCAATGGGCGCGGGTACTCCAGATCGTGGTCGCCCCAACGCATGGTCTTGCGGTAGGCCACCCCGAGCACGGCCCGCGGCACGATCTCGGCCAGCACCTCGGCGGCCGGTCGCCCGGGCTCGCTCACGTGGGCCACCAGGAACTCGCCGCGTTGGTCCGTGTCGCGCCCGCAGTCCGCCAGGGCGATGCCGACCTTGCGGGCGAATCCCTCGGCCGCCGGGGTCGGGCGGCCGTCGGCGCCGAACGCCACCGACACCGGCGGCCCCTTGACCGTCAGCTCCCGATCGGGCTGGCGCGTGTCCAGGGCGTCGATCAGGACGGCCAGGCGCCGCGGGGTGGCCAGCACCCGCAGGCCCTCCCAGCCCAGGTGGGCCTTCTCCAGCTCCTCGCCGAGCAGGCGCGCGAGGTCGGCCATGGCCGCCGGGATGAAGCGGGCGGGGATCTCCTCGCTGCCGATCTCCAGCAGGAAGGGCAGACGGACGGGGCGGTTGGTCTCCGGACTCATTCGGCGGCCTTCTCCTTGAGCAGGGGGAACCCCAGGTCTTCGCGGCTCTTGACGTAGCTGGTCGCGGCCAGGCGGGCCAGGTTGCGCACGCGGGCGATGTAGCCGGTGCGCTCGGTCACCGAGATGGCCCCGCGCGCCTCCAGCACGTTGAAGATGTGGCTGCACTTGATCACCGCGTCGTAGCCCGGGTGCACGAGGCCGGCCTCCAGCAGCGCCCTGGCCTCGGCCTCCTTCTCGTCGAAGTGCCGCCGGTACATGTCGATGTCGGCGTGCTCGAAGTTGAAGGCGCTGTACTCGCGCTCGAACTGGCCCATGACCTCGCCCCAGGTGAGCCCCCCGCCCCAGACGATGTCCTTCACGTGGTCGACTTCCTGGATGAACATGCACAGCCGCAGCAGGCCGTAGGTCAGCTCCACCGAGACCGGCTTGCAGCGCACGCCCCCCACCTGCTGGAAGTAGGTGAACTGCGACACCTCCATGCCGTCCAGCCACACCTCCCAGCCGAGGCCGGCGGCGCCGAGGGTGGGCGACTCCCAGTCGTCCTCGACGAAGCGGATGTCGTGCTCCTCGGCCTTGATGCCCAGGGCCCGCAGCGATTCGAGGTAGAGCTCCTGGCTGTTGGCCGGATTCGGCTTCAGGATGACCTGGTACTGCAGGAACTGGTGCACGCGGTTCGGATTCTCGAGGTAGCGGCCGTCCTTGGGCCGCTTGCTCGGCTCGACGTAGGCCACACGCCACGGCTCCGGCCCCAGCGAGCGCAGGAAGGTGTTCGGGTTGAAGGTGCCCGCCCCCACCTCGCTGTTGTAGGGCTGGACGACCACGCAGCCGTAGTCGCTCCAGAACTTCTGGAGGTTGGCGATCATCTGCTGGTATTCCATCATCGCGCGCTGTCCTTTTCCTTGCGGGCCCGCAGCAGTTCCAGGGCGGCGGGCAGCCGGTAGCCGGGCAGGTGGTAGCCCAGGAAGTTGTGCAGATGGGCGCCGACCTCGCGGCGCAGGGCCCGGTCGAAATCCGCCTCCGCGCCCACGTCGATGCCGCCGCCGGCCATGGCCCGGAAGACCGCCAGGGCCCGCGCGCCGAGGGGCTTGCCGGCGCCCCCGCCGTCGCGGCGGGCGCAGTCGCCGCACAGGACCCCACCCTCGGCCGGGCTGAACCAGAGGGCGCCCGGCCCCCCGTCGGTGGCGGCCCCGCAGGCGGCGCAGCCGTCGACCTCGGGGGCCATGCCGTGCCGCGCCAGCAGCTGCCACTCGAAGGCGAAGAAAGCCAGATCGGGCCGGGCACAGGACGGCGACGATAACATCCGGATGAAACCGTCGCAAATCTCGAATAACTCGACCGCCGACCCGTGGTCGGGCCGGCCGTCGCCCGCTTCGGCCCGGGGCCGGCAGCGGTCGATGAGCTCGAGGGCGCCCTGCATGAAGATCGACTGCTCGAGGCTGGCGCCGGGGCCGAGGGGATCGCGTTCGACCGCGCCGCCCCGCAGGTACTGCAGCTCCCGCGCCGGATCGAGGCTGAATTCGACGCTCACGACGCGGCCCGGCTCGACAAGCGCCCGCAGGCGCGAACTCGGCCGCCGCGCCGCCTTGGCGATCACCTTCACGTAGCCGTGGTCGCGGGTCAGCAGCGAGGCGATGACGCTGGTCTCGCCGCAGGGCCAGGTGCGCAGCACGACGCCCTCGCAGCTGGCGGCCGGACGCGGCAGCACCCCCATCTCAGCCCGCCCGCCCGAGGCCCAGGACCCAGGTCGCCAGCCTCACGTAGATGAGCATGCTCACCACGTCGTTGGCCGTCGTGATGAAGGGTCCGGTCGCCACGGCCGGATCGACCCCCGCCCGGTGCAGCACCATGGGGATGCCCGTGCCGGCCATGGCCGCGAACAGCACCACCACGACCATCGTCATGGCCAGCACCAGCGAGATCGAGGGATCGCCGCTGAAGAGCATCGAGACCCCGGCGATGGCCACCGCCACCGACAGGCCGATCAGCATGGCGGTGCCCAGCTCGCGCAGGAAGTGCCGGCCGAGGTGGAAGAAGTCGACCTCGCCCGTGGCCAGGCCGCGCACCACCACCGACGAGGTCTGGATGCCGATGTTGCCCGCCATGGCCATGATCATGGGGATGTAGATGACCAGGGTGACCCGCGCCTCGAGGCTGGCCTCGAAGTGGGCCAGCACCGAGACCGCGCCGAGCTGCCCGAGCAGGGCACCGAAGAGCCACGGCAGCCGCGAGCGCGCGACGCGGAACGAGCTCTGCTCGCCGAATTCCTCGACGCTGACGCCGGCGAGGCGGGAGAAGTCCTCCCTGGCCTCCTCCTCCATGACGTCCAGCACGTCGTCGGCGGTGATGCGGCCCACGAGCCGCATCTGGTGGTCGACCACGGGCACGGAGATCAGGTCGTGCAGCCGGGCGAAGGCGGCCACCTCCTCCTGGTCGAGATCGACCTCGACGTAGAGCGGATCGGGCTCCATGAGCTCGGCGACCCTCCGCTCCGGGCGCGCGATCACCAGGCGGTACATGGGCACCTGGCCCGTGAGCCGGCCGCGCGCGTCGACCACGTACACGAAGTGGGTCTCCTCGAGGTCGCTCTCCTCGACGCCGCGCAGGGCGGCCACCGCCTCGGCGGCGGTCTGGTCCTCGGTGACGGTCGTGTACTCCTTGCCCATGAGGCCGCCGGCCGACTCGGGGCCGTACTGGAGCAGTTCCTCCACCTCGGAGCGTTCCTCGGCCTCCATGGCGGCCAGGATCTCGGCGGCCTGCTCGCTGGGCATGTCCTCGAGCACGTCCGCGGCGTCGTCCGACGGCATCTCCTCGAGCAGGTCGGCGATCTCGTCGTTGTCCAGCAGGGTGAACAGGGCCTCGACCGAACGGTTGTCGATCTCGCTGAGCACCTCGGCCAGCTCGTCGCCCGGCAGCTGCTTCAGGATGAGCGCCGTGTCCTCCACGCTCAGCGGCCGCAGGATCTCCGAGAGGTCGCCCGGCGAGAGTTCCTGGGCGAGGTCGCGGATGGCCCCGTGGTCGCCCGCGGAGAGGTGCTCGCGGAAGGACTTCTCGAGGGCGTGGTGCTCGGCGTCGAGATTCGCCGGGTCGAGCACGCGCTCGTCCTGGCGCTCGTCCTCGCCCGGGGTCGCCTGACCGGGGTCCCGCCTGGTCTCGTCGTTCACGCTGCACCGTCCGGGTTCGGGGTGTCGTCGGTCGCGGCCGCGGGCCTGGTTTCGTGGGCCGGAGCGCCCCGGCCCGCCGGGAGCGCCATGTCGATCCGCGTGCGGATGGCGTCGGCCTGGGCCGCCGACATGATCGACCCGCCCGACACGATCAGCTTGATGGCGTCCTCCACCGGGATGTCCACCGAGCGGATCTCGGCCCGCGGCATCAGGAGCATGAAGCCCGAGGTCGGGTTGGGCGCCGTCGGCAGGAAGACGTTCACCAGGTCGTCGCCCTCCTCGTCACGCGTGACGAAGCCCAGGGAGTACAGGCCCGGCCGCGGATAGGCGAAGACCACCACGTCCTGGAAGGCCCGCCGCTGGTCGCGCAGGAAGACCGCCGACATCTGCTGCACCACCGAGAAGACGCTCTTGACCACCGGGATCTGCTGGAAGAAGCGCTCGAGCAGCCGGAAGAAGGCGACGCCGATCAGGTTCCGCGTGAACAGGCCCACCAGCGTGATCAGCAGGATGAAGACCAACACGCCGATCAGGGTCAGGAAGAACTCCGGATAGGCCTCGCTCAGGGCCGGGATGCGCGCCAGCCAGGGCCGCATGGTGGCGCTGATGATCGCGTACAGGCGCCAGAGGATCCACGTGGTGATCACCAGCGGGGCGATCGCCAGCAGTCCCGTCAGGAAATGGCGCTGCACGAAGCGGAGCACGGTCTCAGGCCTCCTCGGCGGCTTCGGATTCCGGACGCCGGCCGAAGCCCGGCAGGTCCTGCCCGCTGCTCATGAGCACCCGCACCAGCCGCTGGTCGGCCACTTCCTCGACGGTGATGCGGAACCCCGCCACCTCGACCACGTCGCCGTCGGCCGGCACGTTGCCCGCCGCCTCGTAGATCAGGCCGCCCAGGGTCTCGCTCGTCGCCAGCCCCTCGGCCCCGGCGAAGTCGACGCCCAGGTCCTCGGCCAGGTCCTCCAGGTTGATCTTCGGGTCGAGGCGCACGGTCCGCGCGTCGACCCAGGTGACGAGGTTCTCCTCCTCGTCGAACTCGTCCTCGATCTCGCCGACGATCTCCTCGATGACGTCCTCGAGGGTGACCAGGCCCGCCGTGCCGCCGTACTCGTCGATGACGACGGCCATGTGGATGCGCTTGGCGCGGAACTCGTCGAGCACCTCGTCGATCTTCTTGCTCTCGGGGATGAAGTAGGCCTCGCGGACCAGGCTCGCCAGGGTGACGCCGGGCGTCGTCAGGCCGCCCTCGCCGTGGAGCTTGAGCAGGTCCTTGGCGTAGAGGATGCCGACGATCTTGTCGACGCCTCCCTCGTAGATCGGGATGCGCGAGTGGCCTTCCTCGATGATGCTGCCCAGGGCCTCGGACACCTCGAGGGCCCCGTCGAGCGCCACCATGTCGATGCGCGGGATCATGATCTCGCGCACGGCGGTGTCGTGGAACTCGAAGATGCTCTGGATCATCTCCCGCTCGTCCTGGTCGAGGTTGTCGGCCGGATTGTCGGTCTTGATCAGGCTGCGGATCTCGCCGGCCGACAGGTGGGACTGCGCGTCGGCGATCCACAGGGTGTCGTCGAGGCGGTTCATGACCGCCAGCATGAGGGCCGACCACGGCCGCAGCAGCCAGTAGAGCGGATACACCAGGCCCCCCACCACCCGCGCGTAGCCCAGGGCGGCCCCCGCCGCGAGCATCTTGAAGACGAGACCGCCGAGGCTCCAGGCCAGCACCGTGGTGACGGCGAACATCAGATGGAAGTTGAAGTCCAGAGCGCCGGTCCACAGGCGCGACAGCAGGTGCCCCCAGCCGAAGGCGCCGAGCACCGTGAGCAGCAGGTAGAGCGTGCCGGTGGTCACCTGGAAGCGTCGGTCCTCCGTCACGTACTCGCGCAGCACGGCGCCGAGCCGCTGGTCGTCCACGAGACCGTTCCGGCTCAGTCCGCTGACCCGGTAGTGGGCCGACATGAGCCCGGCCAGGAGCAGCGCGCCCAGCCAGCAGACGACGGTCATCACGATCGTGCCGGTGGCCAGGGTCATTCCCGCAGCAGATCCGTCCATCGGATTCTCAACTCCTCCGTCGCAGGGGATGGGCCAGGCCCTCCCCCGCCAGCAGGCTTTCCTCGAGGTCGCGCATGGCTTCGGTCTCGACCTCGTCGCGGTGGTCCCAGCCCAGCAGGTGCAGGCAGCCGTGCACCACGAGCAGGGGGATCTCGTCAGCCAGGGGCCAGCCGTTCTGCGCGCAGCGGGCCGCGATGAACGCCGGTGCCAGCACCAGTTCGCCGACCGCGCCGGCCCCGGGCAACTCCGACGGCCACAGGTCGCAGGCCGCCCCGCGCGCACCGGCGGCCAGCACCGGCTCCCCGTCGCCGGCCTCCTCCAGGTACGAGAACGAGAGCACGTCGGTCACGCCGTCGCCGTCCCGGTACTCGCGGTTCAGGTCGGCCATGGCCGCGTCGTCCACCAGCACCACGTCCACGTCCCAGGCCGGATCGCCGAGGGCCCCGGCCAGACGCCCCAGCCGGGCCCAGCCCTCCCCGTGGAAGACCGCCGAGGTCCCGTCCGGGCCCGACCGCCGCTCGACCAGCGTCAGCCTCACGTCCGCGCCTTCCGTTCGCCCTTGCGCTCGGGCACCTTGTCCTGGCCCTTGTCCCCCTGGCCGGGGTACACGATCCGCGAATGGTGGATGCCCGTCAGCAGCGGCACGAAGGCGTCGCGGATCCGCGCCAGATCGCTCAGCGAGAGATTCGACTCGTCCAGCTCGCCGCTCAGCATGCGCTTGTCCAGGATCTGCTTCGTGATCTCCTTGATGCGGCTCGGCGTCGGCTTGGCCAGCGAGCGCGTCGCCGCCTCCATGGCGTCGGCCAGCATCAGGATCGCCGTCTCCCGCGACTGGGGCTTGGGCCCCGGATAGCGGAAGTCGTCCACCTTGACGGTCTCGTTGCCGTCGGCCTCGAGGGCCTTGTGGTAGAAGTACTCCATCACCATGGTGCCGTGGTGCTCCGGGATGAAGTCGATGATCATCTGCGGCAGCCGCCACTTGCGCGCCAGCTCGATGCCGTCCTTCACGTGGGCGGCGATGACGAGCGCGCTCATGCTCGGGCTGAGCTCGTCGTGCTTGTTCGATTCGGGCCGCTGGTTCTCCACGTAGTAGGCCGGTTTCTGCATCTTGCCGATGTCGTGGAAGAGCGCCCCGACCCGCGTCAGCAGGGCGTTGGCGTCGATGGCCCGCGCCGCGTGCTCGGCCAGCTGGCCCACCACCTGGCTGTGGTGGTAGGTGCCCTGGGCCTCGAGGGCCATGCGCTGCAGGAGCGGATGGTTCAGGTCCGAGAGCTCGAGCAGCGTCAGGTCCGAGCACACGCCCACCAGCGGTTCGACCACCGGCAGCAGGAAGAGCCCGAAGGCCACCGAGAGGA
This genomic interval from bacterium contains the following:
- a CDS encoding glycine--tRNA ligase subunit beta, producing the protein MSPETNRPVRLPFLLEIGSEEIPARFIPAAMADLARLLGEELEKAHLGWEGLRVLATPRRLAVLIDALDTRQPDRELTVKGPPVSVAFGADGRPTPAAEGFARKVGIALADCGRDTDQRGEFLVAHVSEPGRPAAEVLAEIVPRAVLGVAYRKTMRWGDHDLEYPRPLQWILSLLGDDVVPLRVDYLEAGRTTRGHRTLAADRAAAVAHPGDYEHVLRELGVIVDQDERRRLITAGLAAELASRDATAVLLADDELLTEVVFLCEHPTPFLGTFSEEYLDLPAEVITTALKAHQRYFSVGRSDGAGLRPLFAAVRDGGRDHLDNVIRGNERVLHARLADAHFYWTFDQKKSPDERTAMLGTVTWLEGFGSVLDKTDRLGDLAAWLWENGPGEGAVPEDLRRAARICKSDLVSEMIKDGKEFTKLEGFIGARYAALAGENAQVCRSIERHYLPRSAAGVLPRDRQAEVLSIADRLDTVAGCWLAGFAPTGAKDPYALRRHVLAILRILLENDLRLDLDAALDRALSGVAGFRPGADLPAVRAELGEFVRTRLEGFLVDAKGAEPAVVRAVLPVRWRDPVDAWAWVQALDGYREQDDFQLLATGFKRCRNILKEGLLPVAELDACRARWLAGGRGADGEDFADLPEAPERDLWQATAAAMPALAAAEASRDYHQVFAFFSGLGPAIDRYFDQVRVNTDDPGLTASRHAFLRELDGLFAQYADFAAVAAADL
- the glyQ gene encoding glycine--tRNA ligase subunit alpha, encoding MEYQQMIANLQKFWSDYGCVVVQPYNSEVGAGTFNPNTFLRSLGPEPWRVAYVEPSKRPKDGRYLENPNRVHQFLQYQVILKPNPANSQELYLESLRALGIKAEEHDIRFVEDDWESPTLGAAGLGWEVWLDGMEVSQFTYFQQVGGVRCKPVSVELTYGLLRLCMFIQEVDHVKDIVWGGGLTWGEVMGQFEREYSAFNFEHADIDMYRRHFDEKEAEARALLEAGLVHPGYDAVIKCSHIFNVLEARGAISVTERTGYIARVRNLARLAATSYVKSREDLGFPLLKEKAAE
- a CDS encoding recombination protein O N-terminal domain-containing protein, whose amino-acid sequence is MLPRPAASCEGVVLRTWPCGETSVIASLLTRDHGYVKVIAKAARRPSSRLRALVEPGRVVSVEFSLDPARELQYLRGGAVERDPLGPGASLEQSIFMQGALELIDRCRPRAEAGDGRPDHGSAVELFEICDGFIRMLSSPSCARPDLAFFAFEWQLLARHGMAPEVDGCAACGAATDGGPGALWFSPAEGGVLCGDCARRDGGGAGKPLGARALAVFRAMAGGGIDVGAEADFDRALRREVGAHLHNFLGYHLPGYRLPAALELLRARKEKDSAR
- the mgtE gene encoding magnesium transporter, coding for MNDETRRDPGQATPGEDERQDERVLDPANLDAEHHALEKSFREHLSAGDHGAIRDLAQELSPGDLSEILRPLSVEDTALILKQLPGDELAEVLSEIDNRSVEALFTLLDNDEIADLLEEMPSDDAADVLEDMPSEQAAEILAAMEAEERSEVEELLQYGPESAGGLMGKEYTTVTEDQTAAEAVAALRGVEESDLEETHFVYVVDARGRLTGQVPMYRLVIARPERRVAELMEPDPLYVEVDLDQEEVAAFARLHDLISVPVVDHQMRLVGRITADDVLDVMEEEAREDFSRLAGVSVEEFGEQSSFRVARSRLPWLFGALLGQLGAVSVLAHFEASLEARVTLVIYIPMIMAMAGNIGIQTSSVVVRGLATGEVDFFHLGRHFLRELGTAMLIGLSVAVAIAGVSMLFSGDPSISLVLAMTMVVVVLFAAMAGTGIPMVLHRAGVDPAVATGPFITTANDVVSMLIYVRLATWVLGLGRAG
- a CDS encoding DUF502 domain-containing protein, with translation MLRFVQRHFLTGLLAIAPLVITTWILWRLYAIISATMRPWLARIPALSEAYPEFFLTLIGVLVFILLITLVGLFTRNLIGVAFFRLLERFFQQIPVVKSVFSVVQQMSAVFLRDQRRAFQDVVVFAYPRPGLYSLGFVTRDEEGDDLVNVFLPTAPNPTSGFMLLMPRAEIRSVDIPVEDAIKLIVSGGSIMSAAQADAIRTRIDMALPAGRGAPAHETRPAAATDDTPNPDGAA
- a CDS encoding HlyC/CorC family transporter — encoded protein: MDGSAAGMTLATGTIVMTVVCWLGALLLAGLMSAHYRVSGLSRNGLVDDQRLGAVLREYVTEDRRFQVTTGTLYLLLTVLGAFGWGHLLSRLWTGALDFNFHLMFAVTTVLAWSLGGLVFKMLAAGAALGYARVVGGLVYPLYWLLRPWSALMLAVMNRLDDTLWIADAQSHLSAGEIRSLIKTDNPADNLDQDEREMIQSIFEFHDTAVREIMIPRIDMVALDGALEVSEALGSIIEEGHSRIPIYEGGVDKIVGILYAKDLLKLHGEGGLTTPGVTLASLVREAYFIPESKKIDEVLDEFRAKRIHMAVVIDEYGGTAGLVTLEDVIEEIVGEIEDEFDEEENLVTWVDARTVRLDPKINLEDLAEDLGVDFAGAEGLATSETLGGLIYEAAGNVPADGDVVEVAGFRITVEEVADQRLVRVLMSSGQDLPGFGRRPESEAAEEA
- the ybeY gene encoding rRNA maturation RNase YbeY, producing MRLTLVERRSGPDGTSAVFHGEGWARLGRLAGALGDPAWDVDVVLVDDAAMADLNREYRDGDGVTDVLSFSYLEEAGDGEPVLAAGARGAACDLWPSELPGAGAVGELVLAPAFIAARCAQNGWPLADEIPLLVVHGCLHLLGWDHRDEVETEAMRDLEESLLAGEGLAHPLRRRS